Genomic segment of Thermanaerothrix sp.:
GGAGATGGCCTCCCGTGGGGAATCCTTGTGATTCAAGGTCTTAAAGGTTGGTTATCCTTACGACTCCCTCCGTGTTCACCCTGTCGAGCATCTCCGAAACCGAGAGTTTTAAGGTGGGATGGACCCACTGGGGTTCTATGCAGTTGAGGGGCACCAATACGAAGGGCCTGTCCTGAATGCCAGGATGAGGTATATGCAGTTCTGGGGAGTCGAATACCATCTCATCGGCGAACAATATGTCCACGTCGATCTCCCTTGGGCCGTTTTTGAACCGCTGGACTCGTCCCATCCGGGCCTCAAGGGCCTTGACTTCCTTGAGCATGTCCAGCGGGTCTTCAAGGGGACACCCCATGGTTACGCAGGCGTTTAGGAACCGGGGCTGTTCATGGTACCCGAACGGCGGGGTCTCAAAGACCGGGCTTGCTTTGAGGAGCCTCCACCCCCTGGATTTGAGGTTATTAACTGCCGATCGCAGAGCCCCCAGCCGGTCTCCCAGGTTTGACCCAAGGGCCAGGACCACCGTAGTCATAACGTACCCCTCCTGATAGCGTCGATCATTTTTATGACCTTAACGTTCTCCTTTACGTCGTGTACCCTTACCAGGGGCACACCCTTCATGGCGCAAAGGGCGGTGACCGCCAAGGTGCCCTCCAGCCTTTCCGCTGGATCCTCCGCCCCGGTGGCAAGCCCCACGGTGCTCTTCCTGGAGGCTCCTATCAGCACCGGTCTTCCAAGGATTGAGAATGCCTCTGGATGTCTTAATATATCCAAGTTGTGGCACGGCTTCTTGCCGAATCCGATCCCCGGATCCAGTATTATCCTCTCCTCCTCTATCCCTGCCTCGCAGGCGCGTCTCATTTGGGACTGGAAGAAGTCCATCAGTTCGCCGAAGAGGTCTTGGTACGACGGATCCCGCTGCATGTCCTTGGGCCTGCCCTTTATGTGCATCAGCACCAGGGAGCACCGGCTCTTAGCCACGGTTTCGGCCATCTGGGGATCGAACGTGAGGCCCGATATGTCGTTTATTATGTCCGCCCCTTCTTCTATGCATGCCGAGGCAGTGGCGCTTTTGTACGTGTCAACGGATATCACCGCCTCCGGGAAGCGGCGCCTTATGGCCTTGAGGATAGGGAGCAGGCGTTCCATCTCCTCCTCGGCGCTCACCGGATCGGATCCGGGCCTGGTGGATTCCGCCCCCAGGTCCAACACGTCCGCGCCATGGGACAACATCTCATCGGCGGTCTTGAGGCACTGCTCCACCCCCCTTGACCTGCTGGCCTCAAAGAAGGAGTCCGGGGTGATGTTTATTATGCCCATCACCTTGGTGCGGTCCCCAAGATCCAGCACGCGGCCTGCTGGAAGTGGAATGCTCCAACGCTGGGTCCTCATGCCCCTAAGGGCCCTCCTGAGGGAGTCCTTCACATCCTGAAGGCCGAAATAGGGCATCAATTCCAGTTTCTCGGCGAGGCTGTGGAGTTGTCCGATGGTGCCGAAGAGCATCACCGACGAGCGGTCCACTAAGCCGCATATCGCCCCTCTGTGGACCACCGCATCGCCTCCCCGGGCCAGCATCTCCTGCTTTATGGCGTTTGCGGCCCTGAAGTCCAGGTCCTTAAAGCCAAGACAAAAAACCTGCCTCTTCCGGGAGAAGAAGGGCAGGCATCTTGGGTCCGCCCCAACTTTTGCGATCCTTTCCGCCAGTTCGGCGTCGTCGATGAGTTCGAGTCTGTAGGGAGTCATTACGATCCTCCTATCCCGCGGGTCCCAATGGGATTTCCTCTGTAAAGCCCGGTAGATTGTACATTAGAACCGGCGCCTATTTTTTTGACCTGTATTGACAATTGGCCAGAGAAGAGGTAATTTAATGGCCGTGGCTTGGGTGTTAGCAGTCTTGTGTGTAGAGTGCCAAGGCCATGGAGGTGTGCCCATGCTTACTGAGCGTCAGTTGGAGATAGTTTTGTCGGTGGTCTACGAGTACATAAGGAGCGGGGAGAGCGTGGGCTCAAGGACCGTGTCCAAGAGGTATCTCAGCTCTCACAGCCCCGCCACCATAAGGAACGAGATGTCGGATCTGGAGGGGATGGGTTTCCTCTCCCAACCGTACACCTCCGCTGGCCGGGTCCCCACCACAAGGGCCTACAGGCTCTACGTGGATTCGGTGCTTCAAAGGTCGCGATCCAAGGGGGTTGGGCTGCCCTTGGCGGAGGCGCTCAAGCGCAAGAGGCGGGACCTTGAGGGTTTCCTCAACGAGGCCACGGATCTTTTGGGCAGGCTCACCCACTACGTGGGCATAGGCGCCATAGCTCCCCTGAACGGCATAACCATAAGGAACGTAAGCTTCTTCAAGGTGGATCAGCGGAACGTGCTCCTTGTGGTCGTGCTGGAAGGGGGATTGGTGCACCACAAGGTGATCCCCATGCCGTGGGAGCTGTCCTGCGATCTCCTGGACGAGTTCTCGAGGAAGATGAACATGGCGGTGTCCGGAAGGCCATGGTCGGAGGTCAGAGCCTCCCTGGAGGGGTATCTTTTGCATCAGCTTTCGGAGTTCTCCGAGGCATGCCGGGTGGCCCTGAGCACACTTGGGGAGATTATGGAGTCCAGGCAGGTCAAGGTCTTCACCGGTCCGGTGAGTCAAATGTTGAGCCTCCCGGACTTCCAGGATCTGAGCCGTCTTAAGGCCTTCTTCTCCCTGCTGGAGCAGGAGGAGGAGTTGGCGGAGCTGGTGGCCAGGCACTCGGTGGGCAACGGGGTGAGCGTGGTCATAGGGGAGGAGTCCCAACGTCCGGAGCTTGAGGACTGTTCTTTGGTCTTGGCCTCCAGTCCCAAGGGCGGGGCTAAGGCCATAGTGGGTATATTGGGTCCTAAGAGGATGGACTACGAGAGGGTAATATCGGTGCTTGAGGACGTGGCGTCCGCCATGGAGGGTTTGGAGGAGTAATGTGCCATGGAAGAGAATCGCTTGATTGACGGAGCTTTTGATGATGCTGCCTCCCGGGAGGAATCGCATCCTTCCGCGGAGGAGTCCCGCCAGGAGGATCTAGAGTTGGCGGAGATGTCCAAGGTGGAGCTGGTGGAGATGCTTCGGGGTAAGGACCGGGATATCAAGAGGATGGAGGAGGAGCTGTCGAAGTTGAGGGATAGCTACGACGACCTCATGAAGGAGGCCTTGCGTAACAAGGCGGACTTCACCAACTACGTAAGGCGGGTGGAGAGGGATCGGGAGGCCGATAGGAAGCGGTCGGCGGAGTCCGCCGTGGGGCTTTTGATCCCGGTGCTGGACAACCTGGAGAGAACCCTTGCTTCCTGTCAGGACAGGACGGACGACCCGGTGATAAAGGGAGTTCAGATGGTGGCCCGCCAGTTCCTCTCAGCCTTGGAGAGCCTTGGGTTGGAGAGGGTGTTGGCGGAAGGGGCTTTCGATCCATCGGTTCACGAGGCGGTGGACTTTGAGGAGACCGAAGATCCGGGCATGGACGGCAGGGTGGTGGCGGAGCTACAAAGGGGATACCTGTTGGGAGGCAAGCTAATAAGGCC
This window contains:
- the folK gene encoding 2-amino-4-hydroxy-6-hydroxymethyldihydropteridine diphosphokinase; this translates as MTTVVLALGSNLGDRLGALRSAVNNLKSRGWRLLKASPVFETPPFGYHEQPRFLNACVTMGCPLEDPLDMLKEVKALEARMGRVQRFKNGPREIDVDILFADEMVFDSPELHIPHPGIQDRPFVLVPLNCIEPQWVHPTLKLSVSEMLDRVNTEGVVRITNL
- a CDS encoding nucleotide exchange factor GrpE; its protein translation is MEENRLIDGAFDDAASREESHPSAEESRQEDLELAEMSKVELVEMLRGKDRDIKRMEEELSKLRDSYDDLMKEALRNKADFTNYVRRVERDREADRKRSAESAVGLLIPVLDNLERTLASCQDRTDDPVIKGVQMVARQFLSALESLGLERVLAEGAFDPSVHEAVDFEETEDPGMDGRVVAELQRGYLLGGKLIRPALVKVAKLRG
- the hrcA gene encoding heat-inducible transcriptional repressor HrcA yields the protein MLTERQLEIVLSVVYEYIRSGESVGSRTVSKRYLSSHSPATIRNEMSDLEGMGFLSQPYTSAGRVPTTRAYRLYVDSVLQRSRSKGVGLPLAEALKRKRRDLEGFLNEATDLLGRLTHYVGIGAIAPLNGITIRNVSFFKVDQRNVLLVVVLEGGLVHHKVIPMPWELSCDLLDEFSRKMNMAVSGRPWSEVRASLEGYLLHQLSEFSEACRVALSTLGEIMESRQVKVFTGPVSQMLSLPDFQDLSRLKAFFSLLEQEEELAELVARHSVGNGVSVVIGEESQRPELEDCSLVLASSPKGGAKAIVGILGPKRMDYERVISVLEDVASAMEGLEE
- the folP gene encoding dihydropteroate synthase, with product MTPYRLELIDDAELAERIAKVGADPRCLPFFSRKRQVFCLGFKDLDFRAANAIKQEMLARGGDAVVHRGAICGLVDRSSVMLFGTIGQLHSLAEKLELMPYFGLQDVKDSLRRALRGMRTQRWSIPLPAGRVLDLGDRTKVMGIINITPDSFFEASRSRGVEQCLKTADEMLSHGADVLDLGAESTRPGSDPVSAEEEMERLLPILKAIRRRFPEAVISVDTYKSATASACIEEGADIINDISGLTFDPQMAETVAKSRCSLVLMHIKGRPKDMQRDPSYQDLFGELMDFFQSQMRRACEAGIEEERIILDPGIGFGKKPCHNLDILRHPEAFSILGRPVLIGASRKSTVGLATGAEDPAERLEGTLAVTALCAMKGVPLVRVHDVKENVKVIKMIDAIRRGTL